A segment of the Arachis hypogaea cultivar Tifrunner chromosome 5, arahy.Tifrunner.gnm2.J5K5, whole genome shotgun sequence genome:
gataaaaatttagtcatatcagtcaaatcatttaacggttttcaggtatcaacttcatgtgaaatcGATTACACTTAAGTTTTCACCTTTAAATAAAActgtacctgagttttcaccttgtGCTCGTGAGATAAGTGGTTTTGATGACGGCTTAATTAAACAGGTGGCTGGTGATGCAAGGGCGTATTGGTGATGCGAGGGAAGTTCTGATGCGCGTGTCAAACACGAAACAAGAAGCAGAGCAACGGTTGCAAGAGATAAAAACCGCCGCAGGCATCGATCCAAGAAGCACACAAGACATTGTCCAAGTGCCAAAGAGGAGTCGGAGTGGCGGAGGAGCGCTCCGAGAGCTTCTATGCAATCCTTCGCCGCCTGTTCGGCGAATCCTAATCGCAGCCACCGGCGTCCATTTGTTCCAGCAAATCATCGGGATAGAGGCTATTTTCATGTACACTCCAAGAATCTTTGAGAGAACAGGAATCACTGATAAGAGCGTGTTGTTACTAGCAACTGTTGGAATGGGAATCAGCGATGCCGTTTTCGTGTTGATATCAACATTCTTGTTGGACAGAGTTGGAAGAAGGATCTTGTTGCTGGTTAGTTCTGGTGGTGTTGCTGTGTCTCTTCTAGGCTTAGGTGCATGCATGAGAATAGTGGAGCATTCAGATGACAAGGTTTCTTGGGCAATAAGTTTCACCATTGTATTCACTTACATCTATGTGGCTTTCACTGCAATAGGCCTTGGACCTGTTACATGGGTGTATAGCTCAGAGATTTTTCCACTCAGGTTGAGAGCACAGGGTCTTGGTGTGGGTGTCACTGTCAACAGGTTCACAAATGTTGTGGTGGTTACAAGTTTCATTTCAATTTATCAGAAGATTACAATGGCTGGGATTTTCTTTATGTATACTGCTATCACAGCTTTGGCTTGGTGCTTCTATTATTCCTTCTTGCCTGAAACCAAAGGTAGGTCTTTAGAGGACATGGAGAGTATATTTGGGAAAACTAATGACATCAATAATAATAACCAAGTGAAGCATGTCATCAATGGCTACAACAATGCATAGTAGTTTAGCTTTTATTTCTTAgtatcatcattattattgttactatAGATTTCTTCTTCCCCTCCATTGAGATAATAGTAGTATTGAGTATTGACATCTCTCTGCTCCATGAGTTTTGACATACATTAGCCATTTCTTGATGAGTTTTCCCTATGTAATAATATGGATGGCTTCAATACTTCTTTCATCTATGTCTCTCTCTCTTAtg
Coding sequences within it:
- the LOC112800681 gene encoding probable polyol transporter 6 isoform X1 gives rise to the protein MCPGQETNVQCQCQRAMKDGSGHNNEDYSHTKFNNYACACVVAASIISAIFGYSTGVMAGALLYIKEELRISDLQVQLLAGILNACALPGSLLAGRISDIIGRRNTIILSSIIFLLGSILMGYGPNYSALMAGRCTAGIGAGFALMIAPVYSAEISSPSYRGFLTALPDVSINLGLLLGYVSNYFFGRLPLQIGWRTMLFVPAFPSLALAILMLKLVESPRWLVMQGRIGDAREVLMRVSNTKQEAEQRLQEIKTAAGIDPRSTQDIVQVPKRSRSGGGALRELLCNPSPPVRRILIAATGVHLFQQIIGIEAIFMYTPRIFERTGITDKSVLLLATVGMGISDAVFVLISTFLLDRVGRRILLLVSSGGVAVSLLGLGACMRIVEHSDDKVSWAISFTIVFTYIYVAFTAIGLGPVTWVYSSEIFPLRLRAQGLGVGVTVNRFTNVVVVTSFISIYQKITMAGIFFMYTAITALAWCFYYSFLPETKGRSLEDMESIFGKTNDINNNNQVKHVINGYNNA
- the LOC112800681 gene encoding probable polyol transporter 6 isoform X2 codes for the protein MSSTTGVMAGALLYIKEELRISDLQVQLLAGILNACALPGSLLAGRISDIIGRRNTIILSSIIFLLGSILMGYGPNYSALMAGRCTAGIGAGFALMIAPVYSAEISSPSYRGFLTALPDVSINLGLLLGYVSNYFFGRLPLQIGWRTMLFVPAFPSLALAILMLKLVESPRWLVMQGRIGDAREVLMRVSNTKQEAEQRLQEIKTAAGIDPRSTQDIVQVPKRSRSGGGALRELLCNPSPPVRRILIAATGVHLFQQIIGIEAIFMYTPRIFERTGITDKSVLLLATVGMGISDAVFVLISTFLLDRVGRRILLLVSSGGVAVSLLGLGACMRIVEHSDDKVSWAISFTIVFTYIYVAFTAIGLGPVTWVYSSEIFPLRLRAQGLGVGVTVNRFTNVVVVTSFISIYQKITMAGIFFMYTAITALAWCFYYSFLPETKGRSLEDMESIFGKTNDINNNNQVKHVINGYNNA